From Myxococcus xanthus, a single genomic window includes:
- a CDS encoding sigma-70 family RNA polymerase sigma factor produces the protein MEAINLNVSFESPELVVPAEVAEARVREHLKLVRRLAWKYRWTGLSMEELVAEGNVGLMEAAGRFEERGVPFAAYASQWIRARIRAYVGRNWSMAGGRAPWVVFQLRRERSRLEARWGEGHPEVEKRLAEALGKREDEVALAMEALSRDVSLDAPVSPDSEATRLEGLMADADSQEDQVDRAKWARRLRASVDAAWPELDARERALVEERMLAEDGVSAELLARRFGVTAVRIRQIEQGLRVKLRHRLTAGLTSWDGEAMSLAA, from the coding sequence ATGGAAGCCATCAACCTGAACGTGTCCTTTGAATCCCCTGAGCTCGTGGTTCCGGCTGAGGTCGCTGAAGCGCGCGTCCGTGAGCACCTGAAGTTGGTGCGGCGGTTGGCGTGGAAGTACCGGTGGACCGGCCTGTCGATGGAAGAGCTGGTGGCGGAAGGCAACGTTGGGTTGATGGAAGCCGCGGGACGTTTCGAGGAACGCGGGGTGCCGTTCGCGGCCTATGCCAGCCAGTGGATCCGTGCGCGCATCCGCGCCTACGTGGGCCGCAACTGGAGCATGGCGGGCGGCCGGGCGCCGTGGGTGGTGTTCCAGCTCCGGAGGGAGCGGTCGCGGCTGGAGGCCCGGTGGGGGGAGGGTCACCCGGAGGTGGAGAAGCGCCTCGCCGAGGCCTTGGGGAAGCGGGAGGACGAGGTGGCCCTCGCCATGGAGGCGCTGTCGCGGGACGTGTCGCTGGACGCGCCGGTGTCTCCGGACTCGGAGGCCACGCGGCTGGAGGGGCTGATGGCGGATGCCGACTCGCAGGAGGACCAGGTGGACCGGGCGAAGTGGGCGCGGCGGCTCCGGGCGAGCGTGGACGCGGCCTGGCCGGAGCTGGATGCCCGGGAGCGTGCGCTGGTGGAAGAGCGGATGCTTGCGGAGGATGGGGTGAGCGCGGAGCTGCTGGCACGCCGCTTCGGGGTGACGGCGGTGCGTATCCGGCAGATCGAACAGGGCCTGCGGGTGAAGCTGCGCCACAGGCTGACGGCCGGTCTCACGTCCTGGGACGGGGAGGCGATGTCCCTGGCGGCCTGA
- the nhaR gene encoding transcriptional activator NhaR — MSWLNYHHLLYFWTVARAGSIAKAGEELHLAQPTISSQLKLLEESLGHKLFERQGRKLVLTDVGRTVMRYADEIFRLGNELKNVVSGLPPGQQLRLNVGVLDVIPKLVAEQLLKPALEAGPSLRIICREGPLPQLLASLALHELDVVLADAPSSEPVSVRSFNHLLGKCGVSFFAAGKLVELRENFPQSLDGAPVLLPSVESSARRSMDLWFERKGLRPVIAGDFDDSALLQAFGQRGHGVFAMPSAIEAEVERQFNCSVIGRTDEIETCFYAITVERKIRHPAVVTIAEAARSHIFGE; from the coding sequence ATGAGCTGGCTCAACTACCATCACCTCCTGTACTTCTGGACGGTTGCGAGGGCGGGCAGCATCGCCAAGGCAGGCGAGGAGCTGCACCTGGCGCAGCCCACCATCAGCAGCCAGCTCAAGCTCCTGGAGGAGTCGCTGGGCCACAAGCTGTTCGAGCGCCAGGGCCGCAAGCTGGTGCTCACCGACGTGGGCCGCACAGTGATGCGCTATGCGGACGAGATCTTCCGCCTGGGGAACGAGCTGAAGAACGTCGTCTCCGGCTTGCCGCCCGGGCAGCAACTGCGGCTCAACGTCGGTGTGCTCGACGTCATCCCCAAGCTGGTGGCCGAACAGCTCCTCAAACCCGCGCTCGAAGCAGGCCCGTCGCTGCGCATCATCTGCCGCGAAGGGCCCTTGCCGCAGCTGCTTGCCTCGCTGGCCCTGCATGAACTGGACGTGGTGCTCGCGGATGCGCCCAGTTCGGAGCCGGTGAGCGTGCGCTCGTTCAATCACTTGCTCGGCAAGTGCGGCGTGTCCTTCTTCGCGGCGGGGAAGCTGGTCGAACTCAGGGAGAACTTCCCTCAGTCGCTGGATGGCGCGCCCGTGCTGCTGCCGTCAGTCGAGTCCTCCGCGCGCCGCTCCATGGACCTGTGGTTCGAGCGCAAGGGCCTGCGCCCCGTCATCGCGGGTGACTTCGATGACAGCGCGCTGCTCCAGGCCTTTGGCCAGCGCGGGCACGGGGTCTTCGCCATGCCCAGCGCCATCGAGGCCGAGGTGGAGCGTCAGTTCAACTGCTCCGTCATCGGGCGCACCGACGAAATCGAGACCTGCTTCTACGCCATCACTGTCGAGCGGAAGATTCGCCACCCCGCTGTCGTCACCATCGCCGAGGCGGCGCGCTCGCACATCTTCGGCGAGTGA
- a CDS encoding glycosyltransferase, protein MLDVVDIGKRSLATYRGIAPDEILDELHWLSEDLRGARCMHLSSTPYGGGVSEILRSLVPLYNDLGIVTDWKLIHGDDTFFQVTKRIHNGLQGAPGELTEREKATYLANAQLNAHRLVTNSENYDFVFVHDPQPAVLAALSPHLDARWIWRCHIDTSHPNPTFWDFLSPYLHAYDAAIFTMREFIPPQLPISDVRIYPPAIDPLSPKNHPLPEALARDVLEWIGIRTHRPLVTQVSRFDRWKDPLGVVRAYQRVRPHVPDLQLALAGSLAMDDPEGWDVYEELRAATAGDSLIHILTNLVGVGNIEVNALQAVSDVVVQKSLREGFGLVVAETLWKSTPVVGGRVGGIPMQLPEGTGGALVDTVEECAEAMLHLLRRPDEAHLLGARGHEHVRQHLLMPRLLVDHLRLLKHLAAVRPLPPRGIVPVSFNPASLQGV, encoded by the coding sequence ATGCTGGACGTCGTGGACATCGGCAAGCGTTCGCTTGCCACCTATCGCGGGATTGCTCCCGACGAAATCCTCGACGAACTGCACTGGCTCTCCGAGGACTTGCGCGGCGCCCGGTGCATGCACCTGAGCTCCACGCCCTACGGCGGCGGCGTCTCCGAAATCCTCCGCTCCCTGGTCCCGCTCTACAACGACCTGGGCATCGTCACGGACTGGAAGCTCATCCACGGCGACGACACCTTCTTCCAGGTCACCAAGCGCATCCACAACGGCCTGCAAGGCGCTCCCGGCGAACTCACCGAGCGCGAGAAGGCCACCTACCTGGCCAACGCCCAGCTCAATGCCCACCGGCTGGTCACGAATTCGGAGAACTACGACTTCGTCTTCGTCCACGACCCGCAGCCCGCCGTGCTCGCGGCGCTGAGTCCTCATCTCGATGCGCGCTGGATATGGCGTTGCCACATCGACACCTCGCACCCCAACCCGACCTTCTGGGACTTCCTGTCGCCCTACCTGCACGCCTACGACGCCGCCATCTTCACCATGCGGGAGTTCATTCCACCGCAACTCCCCATCTCCGACGTCCGCATCTACCCGCCCGCCATCGACCCGCTCAGTCCCAAGAATCACCCCCTGCCGGAGGCCCTCGCGCGCGACGTGTTGGAGTGGATTGGCATCCGCACCCACCGGCCGCTCGTCACCCAGGTCAGCCGCTTCGACCGCTGGAAGGACCCGCTCGGCGTCGTCCGCGCCTACCAGCGCGTGCGTCCCCACGTCCCCGACCTCCAGCTCGCGCTCGCGGGGTCACTCGCCATGGACGACCCGGAGGGCTGGGACGTGTACGAGGAGCTCCGCGCCGCCACCGCGGGCGACAGCCTCATCCACATCCTCACCAACCTGGTGGGCGTGGGGAACATCGAGGTCAACGCGCTTCAGGCCGTCTCCGATGTCGTCGTCCAGAAGTCCCTGCGCGAGGGCTTCGGGCTCGTCGTCGCGGAGACGCTGTGGAAGAGCACGCCCGTCGTCGGTGGCCGCGTGGGCGGCATTCCCATGCAACTGCCAGAGGGCACTGGCGGAGCCCTCGTGGACACCGTGGAGGAATGCGCCGAGGCCATGCTCCACCTGCTCCGCCGTCCCGACGAGGCCCACCTGTTGGGCGCGCGCGGACACGAGCACGTGCGCCAGCACCTCCTCATGCCCCGGCTGCTCGTGGACCACCTGCGACTGCTCAAGCACCTGGCGGCCGTGCGCCCCCTGCCGCCTCGCGGCATCGTCCCCGTTTCCTTCAACCCGGCCAGCCTCCAGGGGGTGTGA
- a CDS encoding NfeD family protein: protein MHQRARWRLAAPALLCVLMAGLLASAANAPTRNGQPTVARCDLEGVVDAGTGGYLSDCVARATAAGHDALLVRLDTPGGSLEATRHIVRAFLASPVPVLVWVGPSGAHAGSAGVFIALASNVAAMAPGTNIGAAHPVVGPSGQSPEAVGGEQMARKVENDAVAFAESIAQQRGRNVQWAASAVRDSVSVSADDARALRVVEYVTPTEADFLAQADGRQVTVAGGESVRLSTRDAHIVTMEPTLSQRTVHALANPAIVYLLFLVAGLGLVVELSHPGAIAPGLIGVVALVLALVASSALPVRAGAVLLMMAGVALIVAELFVTSGLLGAVGVVLLGLGGLFLVDRFNPEWFVDRSFQVSWTWLVPTTVALGGAAAYVVYRSAQTRRLPQRGGDLGLVGERGTALAPVTPESGEVFVHGERWRATSTAPIRSGAHVVVRGMEGLTLFVDEVPT, encoded by the coding sequence ATGCACCAACGGGCACGCTGGCGACTCGCGGCCCCCGCACTCCTGTGTGTCCTCATGGCGGGGCTGCTCGCGTCCGCGGCCAATGCCCCCACGAGGAACGGCCAGCCCACCGTGGCTCGCTGCGACCTGGAGGGCGTGGTCGACGCCGGCACCGGCGGCTACCTGTCCGACTGCGTGGCACGCGCCACGGCCGCGGGACATGACGCGTTGCTCGTGCGGCTGGACACCCCCGGTGGGTCGCTGGAGGCCACGCGCCACATCGTCCGGGCCTTCCTCGCGTCACCTGTCCCGGTGCTCGTCTGGGTCGGCCCCTCCGGCGCGCACGCGGGCAGCGCGGGCGTCTTCATCGCGCTGGCATCCAACGTCGCGGCCATGGCGCCGGGCACGAACATCGGGGCCGCGCATCCGGTCGTGGGCCCCTCCGGCCAGTCCCCAGAAGCCGTGGGCGGGGAGCAAATGGCTCGCAAGGTGGAGAACGACGCCGTCGCGTTCGCGGAGAGCATCGCCCAGCAGCGGGGCCGCAATGTGCAGTGGGCCGCCTCCGCCGTGCGAGACAGCGTCAGCGTGTCCGCGGACGACGCGCGGGCACTGCGCGTGGTGGAATACGTGACGCCCACCGAGGCGGACTTCCTCGCGCAGGCGGACGGACGGCAGGTGACGGTGGCGGGTGGCGAATCCGTGCGGCTCTCCACCCGGGATGCGCACATCGTCACGATGGAGCCCACGCTGTCCCAGCGCACCGTGCACGCGCTCGCCAATCCCGCCATCGTCTACCTGCTGTTCCTGGTGGCCGGGCTGGGGCTGGTGGTGGAGCTGTCACATCCAGGCGCCATCGCCCCGGGGCTCATCGGCGTGGTGGCGCTGGTCCTGGCGTTGGTGGCGTCCTCCGCGCTGCCGGTTCGCGCGGGCGCAGTGCTGCTGATGATGGCGGGCGTGGCCCTCATCGTCGCGGAGCTGTTCGTCACCAGTGGGCTGCTCGGCGCCGTGGGCGTGGTGCTGCTGGGCCTGGGCGGACTGTTCCTCGTGGACCGCTTCAACCCGGAGTGGTTCGTGGACCGCTCCTTTCAAGTGTCGTGGACGTGGCTGGTGCCCACCACCGTGGCACTGGGAGGTGCGGCGGCTTACGTCGTCTACCGGAGCGCGCAGACGCGGCGGCTCCCCCAGCGAGGTGGCGACCTGGGGCTCGTGGGAGAGCGAGGCACCGCCCTGGCCCCGGTGACACCGGAGAGCGGCGAGGTGTTCGTTCATGGAGAGCGCTGGCGCGCCACGTCCACCGCTCCCATCCGCTCCGGCGCACACGTCGTGGTGCGGGGCATGGAAGGACTCACCCTCTTCGTCGACGAGGTACCGACCTGA
- a CDS encoding slipin family protein, whose amino-acid sequence MQLTGLFGVFIPVAILFLLFLSGVRIVNEYQNGVVFRLGRFVGLKRAGFRWLIPFVERMVIIDLRIVARDVPPQDVITRDNVSVKVNAVVYFRVIHADKAVLQVEDYLYATSQLAQTTLRSILGQVELDQLLSERERINHEIQQVLDARTDPWGVKVSNVEVKHIDLPAEMQRAIARQAEAERERRAKIIAAEGEHQAAEKLSMAAKVLGRYPATLQLRYLQTLVEITTGGNHTILPIPLDLLRTLSGVKAHMERADDGHEDRRYTEDEEEGPPAGGLS is encoded by the coding sequence ATGCAACTGACTGGACTGTTCGGAGTGTTCATCCCCGTCGCCATCCTGTTCCTGCTCTTCCTGTCGGGGGTGCGAATCGTCAACGAGTACCAGAACGGCGTGGTGTTCCGGCTCGGGCGCTTCGTGGGCCTCAAACGCGCGGGCTTCCGCTGGCTCATCCCCTTCGTCGAGCGCATGGTCATCATCGACCTGCGCATCGTGGCCCGGGACGTGCCTCCACAGGACGTCATCACCCGGGACAACGTCAGCGTGAAGGTCAACGCCGTCGTCTACTTCCGCGTCATCCACGCCGACAAGGCCGTGCTCCAGGTGGAGGACTACCTCTATGCCACCAGCCAGCTCGCCCAGACGACGCTGCGCTCCATCCTGGGCCAGGTGGAGCTGGACCAGCTCCTCTCCGAGCGGGAGCGCATCAACCACGAGATTCAGCAGGTGCTCGATGCACGCACCGACCCGTGGGGCGTCAAGGTGTCCAACGTGGAGGTGAAGCACATCGACCTGCCCGCGGAGATGCAGCGGGCCATCGCGCGGCAGGCCGAGGCTGAGCGCGAGCGCCGCGCGAAAATCATCGCCGCCGAGGGCGAACACCAGGCCGCCGAGAAGCTCTCCATGGCCGCCAAGGTCCTCGGCCGCTACCCGGCCACCCTCCAGCTCCGCTACCTCCAGACGCTGGTGGAAATCACCACCGGTGGCAATCACACCATCCTGCCCATCCCGCTAGACCTGCTGCGCACGCTCAGCGGCGTGAAAGCCCACATGGAGCGGGCCGACGATGGACATGAAGACCGGCGATACACCGAGGATGAGGAAGAGGGCCCTCCCGCGGGCGGCCTGTCCTGA
- a CDS encoding MerR family transcriptional regulator: protein MSTPKTQSEWKLTELAEAVGVSPRTVRYYVQRGLLPAPPFRGPDTVYGEEHLVRLKAIRVLQARFLPLDAIQAELQRLSLDELRQLADSDATPTPPVHAQPLPGPAPVAPPHAPRRPATGLNRYERWELLPGLELHVSEAADTKTRALAERVRALIAEFQEREKP from the coding sequence GTGAGCACGCCGAAGACACAGAGCGAATGGAAGCTGACGGAGCTGGCCGAGGCGGTGGGCGTCTCGCCGCGGACGGTGCGCTACTACGTCCAACGCGGCCTGCTTCCCGCGCCCCCCTTCCGGGGACCCGACACCGTGTACGGGGAAGAGCACCTGGTGCGGCTCAAGGCCATCCGCGTCCTGCAGGCGCGGTTCCTTCCCCTGGATGCCATCCAGGCGGAGTTGCAGCGCTTGAGCCTCGATGAGCTGCGCCAGCTCGCCGACTCGGACGCGACACCCACGCCCCCGGTGCACGCGCAGCCGCTACCGGGACCGGCCCCGGTGGCGCCACCGCACGCGCCTCGAAGACCGGCCACGGGCCTGAATCGTTACGAGCGCTGGGAGCTGCTCCCAGGGCTGGAGCTGCACGTCTCGGAAGCAGCGGACACGAAGACCCGGGCGCTCGCGGAACGCGTTCGCGCCCTCATCGCGGAGTTCCAGGAAAGGGAGAAGCCATGA
- a CDS encoding VIT domain-containing protein — protein MTIEKAGLYTRNGTQVPLQGVEVTGELLGGHARVRVRQRYRNEEYQPVEAIYTFPLPSDATLSAFSMTCAGRRIEGVVREREEAFRTYDDAVTAGHGAALLDEERRNVFTAQVGNLLPYEETVVEVEFLQAVTAEEGSVRWMLPTLVAPRYIPGATTGDRTGHGSEEPTAQVPDADRITPPVGNVHYGLRMDLLVDLGREVVVESPSHAITTTREEGTRVRVGFSRGEVSLDRDLVLSLRSPDSSAVFTPLVTHRKGEGGPGTFALTVVPDLLALASAPPKQEVVFVVDVSGSMAGESLPQAQAALRLCLRHLREGDRFNVIAFENRFQSFQPEPVPFTQRTLEEADRWVAALNADGGTELLAPMRAAVQAAPDGVIVLLTDGQVGNEAEILRAVLEARKTARVYSFGIGTNVSDVLLRDMAKQTGGDVEFIHPGERIDDKVVAQFSRALAPRVTELEVHFDGVECAELAPAELPPLVDGVPWTLLGRYASPGTGTVTLRGRSGQEPFSLTVRVDLPAVSDRPAVEKLWAAERIRGWEAAQLVGRRAESMKQRIVELAVAHQIVTRYTSFVVVEERKGDRRNSGQAKTRVIPVDAPAGWAMFGAQKEEDAALGGAVPRRGRMAARGAMPPPSAAAPAPGARPLIQVRRITPPGRAPAQSAPSMDADGGTTDWMIMRSERREQGKADAMKKKRQKGGILSNFFGGGQSPDSLKEAELEESDAYRDEAPAAEGGVDTGAESLLSRQLANGLWEGTGEGSEPVRQARATALALLTLLREGITSSHPLHGAQVKKAVEALLSLAASLSGDAQVAELALGVAWLAAAGPRTRGRIEQAAKPLAGLNGRLGNEVALREHVDTLAAR, from the coding sequence ATGACCATCGAAAAGGCAGGGCTGTACACGCGCAACGGCACGCAGGTCCCCCTGCAAGGTGTCGAAGTCACGGGCGAGCTCCTCGGCGGCCACGCGCGCGTCCGCGTTCGCCAGCGCTACCGCAACGAGGAGTACCAGCCGGTGGAGGCCATCTACACCTTCCCCCTTCCCTCGGATGCCACGCTGTCCGCCTTCTCCATGACGTGCGCCGGGCGGCGCATCGAAGGCGTGGTGCGAGAGCGTGAAGAGGCCTTCCGCACCTACGACGACGCCGTCACGGCCGGCCATGGCGCCGCGCTGCTCGACGAGGAGCGCCGCAACGTCTTCACCGCCCAGGTGGGCAACCTGCTGCCCTATGAGGAGACCGTGGTGGAGGTGGAGTTCCTCCAGGCCGTCACCGCCGAGGAAGGCAGCGTGCGCTGGATGCTCCCCACGCTGGTGGCGCCTCGCTACATCCCCGGCGCGACCACGGGCGACCGCACCGGCCACGGCAGTGAAGAGCCCACGGCCCAGGTGCCGGACGCGGACCGCATCACCCCGCCCGTGGGTAACGTGCACTACGGCCTGCGCATGGACCTGCTCGTGGACCTGGGCCGCGAGGTGGTGGTGGAGAGCCCGTCCCACGCCATCACCACCACCCGGGAGGAAGGCACCCGCGTGCGCGTCGGCTTCTCGCGCGGCGAGGTGTCCCTGGACCGCGACCTGGTGCTGAGCCTGCGCAGCCCGGACAGCAGCGCGGTGTTCACGCCGCTCGTCACGCACCGCAAGGGCGAGGGAGGCCCGGGCACCTTCGCGCTCACCGTGGTGCCGGACCTGCTGGCCCTGGCCTCCGCGCCGCCCAAGCAGGAGGTGGTGTTCGTCGTGGACGTCTCCGGCTCCATGGCCGGTGAGAGCCTGCCCCAGGCCCAGGCCGCGCTCCGGCTGTGCCTGCGCCACCTGCGCGAGGGCGACCGGTTCAACGTCATCGCGTTCGAGAATCGCTTCCAGTCGTTCCAGCCCGAGCCTGTGCCCTTCACGCAGCGCACGCTCGAAGAGGCGGACCGCTGGGTGGCCGCGCTGAACGCGGATGGCGGCACGGAGCTGCTCGCGCCCATGCGCGCCGCAGTGCAGGCGGCGCCCGACGGCGTCATCGTCCTGCTCACGGACGGACAGGTGGGGAACGAGGCGGAGATTCTGCGCGCCGTGCTCGAGGCGCGGAAGACTGCGCGGGTGTACTCGTTCGGCATCGGCACCAACGTCAGCGACGTGCTGCTACGGGACATGGCGAAGCAGACGGGCGGTGACGTGGAGTTCATCCACCCGGGCGAGCGCATCGACGACAAGGTCGTGGCGCAGTTCTCCCGTGCGCTGGCACCGCGTGTCACCGAGCTGGAAGTCCACTTTGATGGCGTGGAGTGCGCGGAGCTGGCGCCCGCCGAGCTACCGCCCCTGGTGGATGGCGTGCCCTGGACGCTGCTGGGCCGCTATGCCTCGCCCGGGACGGGCACGGTGACGCTGCGGGGGCGGTCGGGACAGGAGCCCTTCTCGCTTACCGTCCGCGTGGACCTGCCCGCGGTGTCGGACCGGCCGGCGGTGGAGAAGTTGTGGGCCGCCGAGCGCATCCGGGGCTGGGAGGCCGCCCAGCTCGTCGGACGCCGCGCGGAGTCCATGAAACAGCGCATCGTCGAACTGGCCGTCGCGCACCAGATTGTCACCCGGTACACCTCGTTCGTGGTGGTGGAGGAGCGCAAGGGCGACCGGCGGAACTCGGGACAGGCGAAGACGCGCGTCATCCCCGTGGACGCCCCCGCGGGGTGGGCCATGTTCGGCGCGCAGAAGGAGGAGGACGCCGCGCTCGGTGGCGCCGTCCCCCGTCGCGGACGGATGGCCGCGCGTGGCGCCATGCCGCCCCCGTCGGCCGCCGCACCGGCCCCTGGGGCTCGTCCGCTGATTCAAGTGCGGCGCATCACCCCGCCCGGGCGCGCGCCCGCGCAGAGCGCGCCCTCCATGGATGCCGATGGCGGCACCACGGACTGGATGATCATGAGGAGCGAGCGGCGTGAGCAGGGCAAGGCCGACGCCATGAAGAAGAAGCGCCAAAAGGGAGGAATCCTCTCCAACTTCTTCGGCGGCGGTCAGTCTCCAGATTCGCTGAAGGAGGCAGAGCTCGAGGAATCCGACGCGTACCGCGACGAGGCTCCGGCCGCCGAGGGCGGTGTCGACACGGGCGCGGAGAGCCTGCTGTCCCGGCAGCTCGCCAACGGGCTCTGGGAAGGCACCGGCGAGGGTTCCGAGCCCGTGCGACAAGCGCGTGCCACGGCGCTGGCCTTGCTGACGCTGCTGCGCGAGGGCATCACCAGCAGCCATCCGCTGCATGGTGCGCAGGTGAAGAAGGCGGTGGAGGCCCTGCTGTCCCTGGCCGCCAGCCTGAGCGGCGATGCACAGGTGGCGGAGCTGGCGCTGGGCGTGGCGTGGCTGGCCGCGGCGGGACCGCGCACCCGGGGCCGCATCGAGCAGGCCGCGAAGCCGCTCGCCGGGCTCAACGGCCGGCTGGGCAACGAGGTGGCCCTGCGCGAGCACGTCGACACGCTGGCCGCGCGCTGA
- a CDS encoding SDR family oxidoreductase, translating into MSGSQGSVVLITGASSGIGKACAELLSARGHIVYGTSRRPVEAAPPGYRMLELDVTQDDSVQRAVATVLSREGRIDVVVNNAGHALAGAAEDTSIEEARAQLDANFLGALRVCKAVLPSMRERRAGRIIQVSSLGGQVGLPFQSLYSASKFALEGFTEALRQEVAEFGIEATLVQPGDVRTQLTQNRVCVAKAGAGSAYRERFEAVLKAIESGERGGLAAEDVAKKVLEVMERGAPHVRYPVAQLAQRVAVVAKTVLPSRTFEQIVMSIYGLRRR; encoded by the coding sequence ATGTCCGGTTCGCAGGGAAGTGTCGTTCTCATCACCGGTGCGTCGTCCGGCATCGGCAAGGCGTGCGCGGAGCTGCTGAGCGCGCGTGGCCACATCGTCTACGGCACCAGCCGCCGTCCCGTGGAGGCCGCGCCTCCGGGCTACCGGATGCTGGAGCTGGACGTCACCCAAGACGACTCCGTGCAGCGAGCCGTGGCGACGGTGCTGTCGCGTGAGGGCCGCATCGACGTGGTGGTGAACAACGCGGGTCATGCGCTCGCGGGCGCCGCCGAGGACACCTCTATCGAGGAAGCGCGCGCGCAGTTGGACGCCAACTTCCTGGGCGCGCTGCGCGTGTGCAAGGCGGTGCTGCCTTCCATGCGCGAGCGGCGCGCCGGCCGCATCATCCAGGTCAGCTCCCTGGGCGGGCAGGTGGGGTTGCCCTTCCAGTCGCTCTACAGCGCCAGCAAGTTCGCCCTGGAGGGCTTCACCGAGGCGCTGCGCCAGGAGGTGGCCGAGTTCGGCATCGAGGCGACGCTGGTGCAGCCCGGAGACGTGCGGACGCAGCTCACCCAGAACCGCGTGTGTGTCGCGAAGGCGGGCGCGGGTTCCGCGTATCGGGAGCGCTTCGAGGCCGTGCTGAAGGCCATCGAGTCCGGCGAACGCGGCGGCCTCGCCGCCGAGGACGTGGCGAAGAAGGTGCTGGAGGTGATGGAGCGCGGAGCGCCTCACGTGCGCTACCCGGTGGCCCAACTGGCGCAGCGCGTGGCGGTGGTGGCGAAGACCGTGCTGCCCTCACGCACCTTCGAGCAGATTGTCATGTCCATCTACGGCCTGCGCCGCCGCTGA
- a CDS encoding YkvA family protein, which translates to MGSRFFRYVRDPHVALWRKLAGVMAVVYFLSPVDALPDVIPVLGWLDDLGVLSAAAFFMVREVQRHQVVISGEDAQPGVAAQARSKTV; encoded by the coding sequence ATGGGGAGCCGTTTCTTCCGGTACGTGCGCGACCCGCACGTAGCGCTCTGGCGGAAGCTCGCCGGCGTGATGGCGGTGGTCTACTTCCTGTCGCCCGTGGACGCGCTGCCGGACGTCATCCCGGTGCTCGGCTGGCTGGATGACCTGGGCGTGTTGTCCGCCGCCGCCTTCTTCATGGTGCGCGAGGTGCAGCGCCACCAGGTCGTCATCTCCGGAGAGGATGCGCAGCCGGGGGTCGCCGCTCAGGCGCGCAGCAAGACGGTCTGA
- a CDS encoding ABC transporter ATP-binding protein, with product MPLLSLDDVTLRYSSSGTAAVDRLSLAVEPGEVLALLGPSGCGKTTTLRLVAGFERPNSGTVTLDGRTLASPGAFVPSEQRSVGMVFQDYALFPHLSVVENVAFGLTAMPRQEARARASNMLKLFGLEGFESRMPHALSGGQQQRVALARALAPGPRVLLLDEPFSSLDSALRASTRMEVRRVLKSLGATVMLVTHDQQEAMAFADRLAVMRAGQVEQVGTPEAVYATPRTAFVAYFLGGTNLLPGVGFGNGARTLLGILPVTGAPAKGNVLLSLRPEAMRLVPDTDGVALGGALRAEVLAREFQGPSAEFTVACNGLELTVRGAPDLPLRAGDRARLEVVGRAMVLEDIPD from the coding sequence ATGCCTCTGCTTTCGCTCGACGACGTCACCCTTCGTTATTCCTCCAGCGGTACCGCCGCGGTGGACCGCTTGTCCCTGGCGGTGGAGCCCGGCGAAGTGTTGGCGCTGCTGGGCCCGTCGGGGTGTGGCAAGACGACGACGCTGCGGCTGGTAGCGGGCTTCGAGCGCCCCAACAGCGGCACCGTCACGTTGGACGGCCGCACCCTGGCCAGTCCTGGCGCCTTCGTGCCGTCCGAGCAGCGCAGCGTGGGCATGGTGTTCCAGGACTACGCGCTCTTCCCGCACCTGTCCGTGGTGGAGAACGTGGCCTTCGGCCTCACCGCGATGCCGCGCCAGGAAGCCCGCGCCCGCGCGAGCAACATGCTGAAGCTCTTCGGCCTGGAGGGCTTCGAGTCGCGCATGCCGCACGCGCTCTCGGGTGGGCAGCAGCAGCGCGTGGCGCTGGCCCGCGCGCTGGCCCCCGGGCCGCGGGTGCTGCTGCTGGATGAGCCCTTCTCCAGCCTGGACAGCGCGCTGCGGGCCTCCACGCGAATGGAGGTGCGGCGGGTGCTGAAGTCGCTGGGGGCCACGGTGATGCTCGTCACGCATGACCAGCAGGAGGCCATGGCCTTCGCGGACCGCCTGGCGGTGATGCGGGCGGGCCAGGTGGAGCAGGTGGGCACGCCGGAGGCTGTCTACGCCACGCCGCGCACGGCCTTCGTGGCGTACTTCCTGGGCGGCACCAACTTGCTGCCGGGCGTGGGCTTCGGCAATGGCGCCCGGACGCTGCTCGGCATCCTTCCGGTGACGGGCGCGCCAGCGAAGGGCAACGTGCTGCTGTCGCTGCGGCCAGAGGCGATGCGACTGGTGCCGGACACGGACGGCGTCGCGTTGGGCGGCGCGCTGCGAGCGGAGGTGCTGGCGCGCGAGTTCCAGGGCCCCTCCGCCGAGTTCACCGTGGCGTGCAACGGCCTGGAGCTCACCGTGCGCGGCGCGCCGGACCTGCCGCTGCGCGCGGGTGACCGGGCGAGGCTGGAGGTGGTGGGCCGCGCGATGGTGCTGGAGGACATCCCGGACTGA